CAACGATGCTGCCGCCTTTTGGAAAATCTCTTAAATTCAATGGATTAGATGATAGCTAATTGCCTGGCGGAGGTCAAATTTTCCTCAAATTTGAATCAAAAGCGATTCAAGTACGACTTAAATTCAAGTCAATTTTTGTTTTCATTTTATACTTATACAATCTTGATTTGAGCCAATTTATACTTTTGAGATTTGCGTAGGATCAAAAATTACGTGTCATTGTCCTATTATTGAACGGAGACAGAACAATGACAAAAGCATTCAAGGTCAGTGCAATCGCGTTTCTTTTCTCTTTGGTCGCCGCACAGGCCATGGCCCTTCCCGCGGCGATGGAACTCGCTGGCAAGACTAGCCAGCCGATCGGCCACTATACATTCTGCAAGAAATATAGCGAAGAATGCCAGCCCAACGGCGAGGACAAGGGCCCGATGATTCTAACACAGGAAAACTGGAAGACTATCGTCAACGTGAACTACAACGCGAACGTGGATTATCTGCCACTGACGGACATGGAAATCTACGGCGTTGAAGAACTCTGGACCTACCCGCAAAGCGCCGCCGACTGCGAGGATTACGTTCTGATTAAGCGCAAGATGCTTATCGAGGCCGGGATCTCGCCTTCCAACCTGCTGATCACCGTCGTCGTTCAGCCGAGCGGACAGGGCCACGCGGTGCTGACCCTTCGTACCGATCGCGGCGATTTCGTGCTCGACAACATGCGCAACAAAATCCTGCTCTGGTCGGAAACCGAGTATCGATATCTGAAGCGCCAGTCCTCGACCGATGCCGGCAAGTGGATCAAACTGCAGGACGGTCGTGCCGACGCCGTCGGCAGCGTCAAGTAACGCCTCCGATTCCGATATCCAACTGCGCCCGGCTTGTGAGTTCGACCAAAACGCATTGTCAGTCGGGGGGGGGCTGCCTCGGCAACTCCCTCGGCGTCGCGGTCATCGTTCTTCTGGCTATGATAGGTGGATAAACGTATTCCGGCGACATCAACCGAGCCTCGTAGTCTTGCGCTGCAAAAAGGCGCCCAGATAATTCGCACCGCGACGGCCTTCAATTGCGACCACACATGAAGGAAGCTTCCCCACACAATCAGCGACTGCTGGCGCATCGTTC
The genomic region above belongs to Shinella zoogloeoides and contains:
- a CDS encoding transglutaminase-like cysteine peptidase is translated as MTKAFKVSAIAFLFSLVAAQAMALPAAMELAGKTSQPIGHYTFCKKYSEECQPNGEDKGPMILTQENWKTIVNVNYNANVDYLPLTDMEIYGVEELWTYPQSAADCEDYVLIKRKMLIEAGISPSNLLITVVVQPSGQGHAVLTLRTDRGDFVLDNMRNKILLWSETEYRYLKRQSSTDAGKWIKLQDGRADAVGSVK